In the Burkholderiales bacterium genome, one interval contains:
- a CDS encoding enoyl-CoA hydratase/isomerase family protein, whose amino-acid sequence GLWRDFVLRLSSTPVVSIAKIRGRTRGIGNEFVLACDMRFASRQSALFGNPEIGVGLVPGGGALEWLPRLVGRSRALEIVLSGDDFDADIAERYGWVNRTLDDDDLDSFVDALVRRLASFDREALGAVKAQVNRFGTPTATELQSSNDMFFSALAWPGQRTRRARVRSMGYGVPSDFELNFGRHLPTLGRADDNDTDTQPD is encoded by the coding sequence GGGCCTTTGGCGCGACTTTGTGCTGCGCCTCTCGTCCACGCCAGTCGTGAGCATCGCCAAGATTCGCGGCCGCACGCGCGGCATCGGTAACGAGTTCGTGCTGGCCTGCGACATGCGCTTCGCCAGCCGGCAAAGCGCCCTATTCGGCAACCCCGAGATCGGCGTCGGACTAGTCCCGGGCGGCGGAGCGCTGGAATGGCTCCCGCGCCTGGTCGGCCGCTCGCGCGCACTTGAGATCGTCCTCAGCGGCGACGATTTCGATGCTGATATCGCCGAGCGCTATGGTTGGGTGAACCGCACGCTGGACGATGACGACCTCGACTCGTTTGTCGATGCGCTCGTCCGGCGTCTGGCCTCGTTCGACCGTGAAGCGCTAGGCGCGGTGAAGGCCCAGGTCAATCGGTTCGGGACGCCGACAGCTACCGAGCTCCAGTCGAGCAACGACATGTTCTTCTCTGCCCTGGCCTGGCCCGGTCAGCGGACGCGCCGTGCCAGGGTCCGCAGTATGGGTTACGGCGTTCCGAGCGACTTCGAATTGAACTTCGGCAGGCACCTGCCCACGCTCGGGCGGGCGGACGACAATGACACGGATACGCAGCCCGATTGA
- a CDS encoding Atu1372/SO_1960 family protein, with protein MRSGLNGKNMITNVPPGGTFTPKQFQLEKRSAKLYWSDREGLRVTQANLDGSEIETLVDTSPGDSRLESDQRKWCVGIAVDADGGKFYWTQKGGHGAGLDRIFRANIQVTQGQSAENRRDIELLYDNLPEPIDLDLDPVNRTLNWTDRGDPPRGNIDLNAMTEGKMNSKQQMETHEGSRPASAEQRLKELGIKLPAPPEPFGTYVEAVQTGNLLFLTGMLPTEGREAKFIGRVGAELDVEAGRKAAHLAALNCLAVAREYLGSLDKVKRIVRLGVSVATSGDIRDQPKVADGASELLQDVFGKDKNPCRLVYGVASLPLGTPVELV; from the coding sequence ATGCGGTCGGGTCTCAATGGCAAGAACATGATCACCAATGTTCCGCCTGGCGGCACGTTCACGCCGAAGCAGTTCCAGCTGGAGAAGAGGAGCGCCAAGCTTTACTGGTCGGACCGGGAAGGCCTGCGGGTGACGCAGGCAAACCTGGACGGGTCGGAAATCGAAACTCTCGTGGATACGAGTCCGGGCGATTCGCGGCTGGAATCGGATCAGAGGAAATGGTGTGTCGGCATTGCGGTGGACGCTGACGGCGGCAAGTTCTATTGGACGCAGAAGGGTGGTCACGGCGCGGGTTTGGATCGAATTTTTCGGGCCAACATCCAAGTTACGCAAGGTCAGTCGGCCGAGAACCGCAGGGACATTGAGCTTCTTTATGACAATCTTCCGGAGCCGATCGATCTGGACCTCGATCCGGTTAATCGGACGCTGAATTGGACCGACCGCGGGGACCCGCCGCGTGGCAACATTGATTTAAATGCAATGACAGAGGGAAAAATGAATTCAAAACAGCAAATGGAAACCCACGAAGGCTCTCGGCCGGCTAGCGCCGAGCAGCGGTTGAAAGAACTCGGCATCAAGCTCCCGGCGCCGCCTGAGCCCTTTGGCACCTACGTGGAGGCGGTGCAAACGGGCAATCTGCTGTTTCTGACCGGGATGCTTCCCACAGAAGGCCGCGAGGCCAAATTTATTGGGCGTGTAGGAGCGGAGCTCGATGTGGAAGCGGGGCGAAAGGCGGCTCACCTCGCGGCGCTCAACTGCCTCGCTGTTGCCCGTGAGTATTTGGGATCACTCGATAAAGTGAAGCGGATCGTTCGGCTCGGGGTTTCCGTAGCAACTTCTGGAGATATCCGCGATCAACCGAAAGTCGCTGACGGCGCTTCGGAGTTGCTGCAAGACGTCTTCGGAAAAGACAAGAACCCTTGCCGCCTGGTGTATGGCGTCGCAAGTCTCCCGCTCGGCACCCCGGTCGAACTGGTGTGA
- a CDS encoding MOSC and FAD-binding oxidoreductase domain-containing protein, which produces MLSRLLSINVGKPREITWRGKTVYTSVWKGPVQGRRLVRRLNIDGDAQGDLAGHGGEYRAVLVYQMESYHYWQRELKRGEFTFGQFGENFTVEGLADSEVCVGDRYRIGGALFEVTQPRVTCYRVGIRMDEPRMAALLVAHHRPGFYFRVLEEGDVGAGDEIVKVAEGPERLTVATVDALLYLPAPAKEELERALRIPALSPGWKSSFEALLGQITQPGSRMGNAGLASPDQMVTATPGFRPLIVARMNRESSSVVSLLLEPVDARRLTVPLPGQFVVLRLGPKPNAPPVLRSYSLSDLPDAGHYRITIKEEPHGIASTYLSTQLHVGDVLDVSAPRGAFILRRGNLPVVLLSAGVGVTPVMAMLHALAAHTSRRPVWWIYGARNRPDHVFAREAHDLLAKLPNARSYVRYSRPDPTDRLGVDFDAAGRLTVTVLEKLGVPRESDFYLCGPPAFLEDFTAGLDGWGVAGDRIHTEIFGSGKSVTPGVTKAPRPVPHVPEGSPGGGPRISFARAGLTVSWGPKFQSLLELAEACDVPVRWSCRTGVCHTCECGLISGSVKYDFAPLEPPATGNLLICCSRPQGDVVIDI; this is translated from the coding sequence ATGCTGTCACGGTTATTGTCTATCAACGTGGGTAAACCCCGCGAGATTACGTGGCGTGGGAAGACTGTTTACACGTCCGTGTGGAAGGGGCCAGTGCAGGGACGGCGCCTGGTTCGGCGGCTCAACATCGATGGTGACGCACAAGGTGATCTAGCCGGCCACGGTGGAGAATACCGCGCTGTGCTTGTCTACCAGATGGAGTCCTATCACTATTGGCAGCGTGAACTGAAGCGAGGCGAGTTCACATTCGGGCAATTCGGAGAGAACTTCACGGTGGAAGGTCTGGCCGACAGCGAGGTCTGCGTCGGCGATCGTTACCGCATCGGCGGCGCTCTCTTCGAGGTTACGCAGCCGCGTGTGACGTGCTACCGCGTTGGCATACGAATGGATGAGCCCAGGATGGCGGCTTTGCTGGTCGCACATCACCGCCCGGGGTTCTATTTTCGCGTCCTAGAAGAGGGCGATGTGGGCGCCGGCGATGAAATCGTCAAAGTTGCCGAGGGTCCTGAACGTCTCACGGTCGCCACGGTCGACGCGCTACTCTATCTCCCCGCACCCGCCAAAGAAGAACTTGAGCGAGCTTTGCGCATCCCGGCCCTGAGCCCGGGCTGGAAGTCTTCCTTTGAGGCTCTGTTGGGGCAGATAACGCAGCCGGGTTCGCGCATGGGGAATGCCGGACTGGCGTCACCCGACCAGATGGTCACGGCTACTCCCGGATTCCGGCCTCTCATAGTGGCCAGAATGAATCGCGAGAGCAGCAGTGTGGTCTCCCTGCTGCTGGAGCCAGTTGACGCTCGTCGTCTAACCGTCCCTCTGCCCGGGCAGTTCGTGGTGTTGCGACTCGGTCCTAAACCTAACGCGCCTCCAGTTTTGCGCAGCTACTCGCTGTCCGATCTGCCGGACGCCGGTCATTACCGCATCACCATTAAGGAGGAGCCGCATGGAATCGCCAGCACTTACCTGAGCACGCAGCTTCATGTAGGTGATGTCCTGGATGTCAGCGCGCCGCGCGGTGCCTTTATCCTGCGGCGCGGCAATCTTCCTGTAGTGCTGTTGAGCGCCGGCGTCGGTGTGACCCCGGTGATGGCCATGCTCCACGCGCTTGCAGCACACACGTCGCGGCGCCCGGTCTGGTGGATCTATGGAGCGCGCAACCGCCCGGATCATGTCTTTGCCCGAGAAGCACACGATTTGCTGGCTAAACTGCCTAATGCCCGGAGCTACGTCCGGTACAGTCGGCCGGACCCGACTGACCGTCTGGGCGTCGACTTCGATGCGGCCGGCCGGCTGACCGTCACGGTCCTCGAAAAGCTGGGCGTACCCCGCGAATCCGATTTTTATCTGTGCGGCCCTCCCGCCTTCCTTGAGGATTTCACCGCCGGACTCGATGGCTGGGGCGTGGCCGGTGATCGCATCCACACCGAGATATTCGGTTCAGGCAAGTCTGTCACGCCAGGTGTGACGAAAGCCCCGCGCCCGGTACCGCACGTGCCTGAGGGATCGCCCGGCGGAGGTCCAAGAATTTCATTTGCTCGCGCCGGCCTCACGGTCTCTTGGGGTCCCAAGTTCCAGAGCCTGTTGGAGCTCGCCGAAGCCTGCGACGTCCCGGTGCGCTGGTCTTGCCGGACCGGGGTTTGCCATACCTGTGAGTGCGGGTTGATTTCCGGGTCGGTGAAGTATGATTTCGCGCCGCTCGAGCCTCCGGCGACAGGGAACCTATTAATTTGCTGCTCGCGCCCCCAGGGAGACGTGGTAATCGACATCTAG
- a CDS encoding SDR family oxidoreductase, translating to MPDKKTAIVTGASGGIGAGLVEGFLKHGYNVVATSLHATVLLTASPDLILVDGDIGKQETAAKVVDAAIKRFGTIDVLVNNAGIYYVKPFTEFTTEDFDALVSTNLLGFLYITQLTVKQMLKQKSGSVVNITASLADQPIAGVNASVSMITKGGLNKVIRSLAIEYAKEGIRFNAVAPGVVDTPLHKNDPKDSLKKLQPMGKIADVKDVLDAVLYLAQADQVTGEVLHVDGGAHAGRW from the coding sequence ATGCCAGACAAGAAAACAGCAATCGTCACGGGAGCATCGGGGGGTATTGGTGCGGGTTTGGTCGAAGGCTTCCTGAAGCACGGTTATAACGTGGTCGCAACGTCTCTTCATGCAACTGTATTATTGACTGCCTCGCCCGACCTAATTCTCGTCGATGGAGATATCGGTAAGCAGGAGACCGCCGCCAAAGTGGTCGATGCCGCGATCAAACGCTTCGGAACCATCGACGTTCTTGTGAATAACGCGGGAATCTACTACGTCAAGCCTTTCACGGAGTTTACTACCGAGGACTTCGACGCCTTGGTCTCGACCAATTTGCTGGGATTCCTCTACATCACTCAGCTCACTGTAAAACAGATGCTGAAACAAAAATCGGGCAGCGTTGTGAACATCACTGCGTCGCTTGCCGATCAACCGATCGCTGGCGTCAACGCCTCGGTTTCGATGATTACGAAGGGCGGACTGAATAAAGTAATTCGGAGTCTCGCTATCGAGTATGCGAAGGAAGGTATCCGATTCAACGCCGTAGCCCCCGGCGTCGTGGACACACCACTGCATAAGAATGATCCTAAGGACTCTCTTAAGAAGTTGCAGCCAATGGGGAAAATCGCGGACGTAAAAGACGTTCTCGACGCTGTCCTCTACCTGGCGCAGGCGGACCAAGTCACCGGAGAGGTACTCCACGTGGATGGCGGCGCCCACGCTGGCCGTTGGTAA
- a CDS encoding VOC family protein — protein sequence MANLKNEIRSNDSRDTSVARVDMKLEVVVIPVSDVDRAKGFYGGLGWRLDADFASGDDFRLIQFTPPGSGSSVQFGTNVTSAAPGSAQNLYLVVSDIEAARDELVAVGVGVGEVFHEGTRGARFGTDGRVNGPASDHASYRSFVTFSDPDGNRWLLQEVTTRLPGRGLSMDVATLTELLRETEKRHGEYEPTAPKHHWSGWYAAYIVARENGRTPDGAAEDAALRIEGARARVPG from the coding sequence ATGGCAAATCTGAAGAATGAAATCCGTAGCAACGACTCCAGAGATACGAGCGTCGCGAGAGTCGACATGAAGCTCGAGGTGGTCGTCATCCCCGTCTCGGATGTCGACCGCGCGAAGGGTTTCTACGGGGGGCTCGGGTGGCGGCTCGACGCCGATTTCGCCAGCGGCGACGACTTCCGCTTGATTCAGTTCACGCCTCCGGGCTCCGGGAGCTCGGTCCAATTCGGCACGAATGTTACCTCGGCCGCGCCCGGCTCGGCGCAGAACCTGTACCTGGTCGTGTCTGACATCGAGGCCGCGCGCGACGAGCTCGTCGCCGTCGGTGTCGGGGTCGGCGAGGTGTTCCACGAAGGGACGCGGGGCGCTCGTTTCGGCACGGACGGTCGCGTCAACGGCCCTGCGTCCGATCACGCCAGCTATCGCTCCTTCGTCACGTTCAGCGACCCAGACGGCAATCGCTGGCTGCTGCAAGAGGTCACGACGCGGCTTCCCGGACGAGGACTCAGCATGGACGTCGCGACTCTGACGGAGCTTCTGCGAGAGACAGAGAAACGCCATGGCGAGTACGAACCGACCGCTCCGAAGCACCACTGGTCGGGCTGGTACGCCGCCTACATCGTCGCGCGCGAGAACGGGAGAACTCCCGACGGGGCAGCCGAAGATGCCGCGCTCCGCATAGAAGGTGCCCGCGCCCGCGTGCCGGGGTAG